Proteins found in one Streptomyces sp. NBC_00461 genomic segment:
- a CDS encoding bifunctional DNA primase/polymerase — MTTPSQLLNAALTAAARGWYVHPLRPGAKGSALHGERACPRAGECADGHMKWEQRSTTNPARIRRAWSAGAFNVGIATGPSGLVVVDLDVPKDQKGKDSSDAPDGATSFAALCERAGQPIPLTHTVRTPSGGLHLYYAVAPEVRLFNTARTVAPNVDTRAWGGNIVAAGSTTPQGDYEVINGAPVAGLPSWLLFQLQTPSSPVAAPAPLLIPGQATRRATAALEREAAAVRGTSEGGRNNRLLAGARALGRFVAWGEITRDVVEEAFQAAGEAAGLSATECRTTIRSALDWSIRTCRPREAA, encoded by the coding sequence ATGACGACACCCTCGCAGCTGCTGAATGCTGCTCTGACGGCCGCCGCGCGCGGCTGGTACGTCCACCCGCTCCGCCCCGGTGCCAAGGGCTCCGCGCTGCACGGCGAACGCGCCTGCCCCCGCGCGGGCGAGTGCGCCGACGGCCACATGAAGTGGGAGCAGCGCTCCACCACCAACCCCGCCCGCATCCGCCGGGCGTGGTCTGCGGGCGCATTCAACGTCGGCATCGCCACCGGTCCCTCCGGCCTGGTCGTCGTCGACTTGGACGTCCCCAAGGACCAGAAGGGGAAGGACAGTTCGGACGCGCCTGACGGCGCAACGTCCTTTGCGGCGCTCTGCGAGCGCGCCGGGCAGCCAATCCCCCTCACCCACACGGTGCGGACACCGAGCGGCGGACTGCACCTGTACTACGCGGTTGCGCCGGAGGTCCGGCTGTTCAACACCGCGCGGACTGTGGCGCCCAACGTCGACACCCGCGCATGGGGAGGCAACATCGTCGCCGCGGGCAGCACCACGCCGCAGGGCGACTACGAGGTCATCAACGGCGCCCCCGTGGCGGGACTGCCTTCCTGGCTTCTGTTCCAGCTCCAGACCCCGTCCTCACCCGTCGCGGCGCCCGCTCCGCTCCTGATCCCGGGCCAGGCCACCCGCCGCGCCACGGCAGCACTGGAGCGCGAGGCGGCCGCCGTCCGCGGCACCTCGGAAGGAGGCCGGAACAACCGACTGTTGGCGGGCGCCCGCGCCCTGGGGCGGTTCGTCGCCTGGGGCGAGATCACCCGGGACGTGGTGGAGGAGGCTTTTCAGGCGGCCGGCGAGGCGGCCGGCCTGTCCGCGACCGAGTGCCGGACCACCATCCGCAGCGCCCTGGACTGGTCGATTCGCACCTGCCGCCCGCGGGAGGCCGCATGA
- a CDS encoding RRQRL motif-containing zinc-binding protein, translating to MAALAKCFDPTGARHGIPTYPWRYAPDGLATRRQLRARGLRPGGQPVAAQVLRPRFRRGPLVAYLYRLDKAKPVRPMTPAKRRALECAMRARRTCPQCRRDAGYVIPTSLGVCVPCAYPDDQEHEWK from the coding sequence ATGGCCGCGTTAGCCAAGTGCTTCGACCCGACCGGCGCCCGGCACGGCATCCCCACCTACCCGTGGCGCTACGCACCCGACGGGTTGGCCACCAGGCGGCAGTTGCGGGCCCGTGGCCTGCGTCCCGGCGGACAGCCGGTCGCGGCGCAGGTGCTCCGGCCGCGCTTTCGGCGCGGGCCGCTGGTCGCCTACCTCTACCGGCTCGACAAGGCCAAGCCGGTACGGCCGATGACGCCGGCCAAGCGGCGGGCGCTGGAGTGCGCGATGCGCGCCCGCCGGACCTGCCCGCAGTGCCGCCGGGATGCCGGTTACGTCATCCCCACCTCGCTCGGGGTGTGCGTCCCCTGCGCCTACCCCGACGACCAGGAACACGAATGGAAGTGA
- a CDS encoding helix-turn-helix transcriptional regulator translates to MARPKMLKLPEVLEEIDMSRAAFYRMRARGKAPKLIKLPNGQIRCRRADLDAWWSSIEDTAA, encoded by the coding sequence ATGGCTCGCCCGAAGATGCTCAAGCTCCCCGAAGTCCTAGAAGAGATCGACATGAGCCGCGCCGCCTTCTACCGCATGCGCGCCCGGGGTAAGGCCCCGAAGCTCATCAAGCTCCCCAACGGTCAGATTCGCTGCCGCCGCGCCGACCTCGACGCTTGGTGGTCGTCCATCGAAGACACGGCCGCCTGA
- a CDS encoding HNH endonuclease: MTTAWLLLAVGDARQHGGNDGYDDNPREHYRWDSTVPNHARLAVGDVVALWDKKELIGVSAIDSIETGTEDKTLYFCPQCQKADFKRRSRMTPACRCNQCGATFDTPGQKVKPVTTYLSRHGRRWMDGRGLLTGAQLRALCDSPNSQLSMRPAQWEKLRDALLATGRASTEAVSGLTGQQHRRVPIAGGHRFAKVRTRVGQAAFRAALLREQGQQCAISGPAPAEVLEAAHLYSYAATGEHHDFGGLLLRRDLHTLFDKGRIAVDPETGLLDADPELDAYPVYAELHGKPLVFDLHAEHRVWLAAHWNAHRAGS, translated from the coding sequence ATGACGACTGCGTGGCTGCTGCTGGCCGTGGGGGATGCCCGCCAGCACGGCGGGAACGACGGCTACGACGACAACCCGCGTGAGCACTACCGGTGGGACAGCACCGTTCCAAACCACGCCCGTCTGGCGGTGGGGGACGTCGTCGCGCTGTGGGACAAGAAGGAGCTCATCGGTGTCTCGGCCATCGACAGCATCGAGACCGGCACCGAGGACAAGACCCTCTACTTCTGTCCGCAGTGCCAGAAGGCCGACTTCAAGCGGCGCTCACGGATGACGCCGGCCTGCCGCTGCAACCAGTGCGGCGCCACCTTCGACACGCCAGGGCAGAAGGTGAAGCCGGTCACCACCTACCTGTCGAGGCACGGCCGACGCTGGATGGACGGCCGCGGCCTGCTGACCGGGGCGCAGCTGCGGGCCCTGTGTGACTCGCCGAACTCACAGCTGAGCATGCGCCCGGCCCAGTGGGAGAAACTGCGCGATGCCCTGCTTGCAACTGGGCGGGCCAGCACCGAGGCCGTCTCCGGCCTGACCGGCCAGCAGCACCGGCGGGTGCCCATCGCCGGCGGGCACCGGTTCGCGAAGGTCCGCACCCGGGTGGGGCAGGCGGCGTTCCGGGCCGCGCTGCTGCGCGAGCAGGGCCAGCAGTGCGCCATCAGCGGACCGGCCCCCGCCGAAGTACTGGAGGCGGCACACCTGTACAGCTACGCCGCAACCGGCGAGCATCACGACTTCGGCGGCCTGCTGCTGCGCCGGGACCTGCACACGCTGTTCGACAAGGGCCGCATCGCGGTCGACCCGGAAACGGGCCTGCTGGACGCTGACCCCGAGCTGGACGCCTATCCCGTCTATGCCGAACTTCACGGCAAACCGCTCGTCTTCGACCTACATGCCGAGCATCGGGTGTGGCTCGCGGCGCACTGGAATGCGCACCGGGCCGGTTCGTAG
- a CDS encoding tyrosine-type recombinase/integrase, producing MPLTYDVRIYSIETRRDRPKPYRVRWLVGPQKHSKSYTVKAQADGRRSELMTALRKGEQFDVETGLPASELRALNGSVTWYEHTRAYIDRRWEKLPAKSRRNDADALATITPALVKTTVGQPSPRVLRTALYGWAYNKSRWSQEHPSDVTDALRWLEKNSLPVAALEDPATLRLALDALSTLLNGSSAGARTARRKRACLSDVLGLAVERRYFSVPVNPLSTVKWSAPKSTEEVDPASVANPRQVRALLEGVRGQGERGAHLEAFFGCLYYAAMRPAEAVGLNASQCHLPKSGWGKLTLRGGIVHAGRDWTDDGRAHQDRHLKARAQRDSRVVPIPPHFVAMLRWHIERYGTAPDGRLFRTNRGGVIQDTGYGEVWASARGDALTPEQEASPLARRPYDLRCAGVSFWLYSGVDPMEVARRAGHSVAVLLRVYAKVLAQAQERANLQIEAGLREWDGTGLSPGGRLGDTR from the coding sequence ATGCCCCTCACCTACGACGTCCGGATCTACAGCATCGAAACCCGCCGTGACCGCCCGAAGCCTTACCGCGTCCGGTGGCTTGTAGGCCCTCAGAAGCATTCCAAGAGCTACACCGTCAAAGCCCAGGCTGACGGTCGTCGCTCGGAGCTGATGACCGCGCTACGCAAGGGCGAACAGTTCGACGTGGAGACGGGCCTCCCCGCCTCCGAACTCCGCGCGCTGAACGGCTCCGTGACCTGGTACGAGCACACACGCGCCTACATCGACCGCAGGTGGGAGAAGCTTCCTGCCAAGTCGCGCCGCAACGATGCCGACGCCCTGGCCACCATCACCCCCGCACTCGTGAAGACAACCGTCGGGCAGCCCTCGCCCCGCGTACTCCGCACCGCCTTGTACGGCTGGGCGTACAACAAGAGCCGCTGGTCGCAAGAGCACCCCAGCGACGTCACGGACGCGCTCCGCTGGCTGGAGAAGAACTCCCTCCCCGTGGCCGCTCTCGAAGACCCCGCCACGCTCCGTCTGGCTCTGGACGCCCTGTCGACGCTGCTCAACGGCTCCTCCGCCGGCGCGCGCACGGCGCGGCGCAAGAGGGCATGCCTCAGCGACGTCTTGGGGCTCGCGGTCGAACGGCGCTACTTCAGCGTTCCGGTCAATCCACTGTCCACCGTGAAGTGGTCGGCTCCGAAGTCGACCGAAGAGGTTGACCCGGCGAGCGTCGCCAACCCTCGCCAGGTGCGGGCTCTGCTTGAGGGCGTACGGGGGCAGGGCGAACGGGGTGCACACCTTGAGGCGTTCTTCGGGTGCCTGTACTACGCCGCCATGCGCCCCGCCGAAGCGGTTGGACTGAACGCGTCCCAGTGCCACTTGCCAAAGAGCGGGTGGGGCAAGCTCACCCTTCGCGGTGGGATCGTCCACGCCGGCCGCGACTGGACGGACGATGGTCGGGCCCACCAAGACCGTCACCTCAAGGCACGAGCACAGCGAGACTCGCGCGTGGTGCCCATCCCTCCCCACTTCGTCGCGATGCTCCGGTGGCATATCGAGCGCTACGGCACGGCTCCGGACGGCCGCCTCTTCCGCACGAACCGTGGCGGCGTGATTCAGGACACGGGATACGGCGAGGTGTGGGCAAGCGCCCGAGGCGACGCACTGACGCCGGAGCAGGAGGCATCGCCGCTCGCCCGGCGACCCTACGACCTCCGGTGCGCCGGGGTCTCGTTCTGGCTCTACAGCGGAGTCGATCCGATGGAAGTGGCGCGTCGGGCCGGACACTCCGTCGCTGTGCTGCTGCGTGTCTACGCGAAGGTTCTGGCGCAAGCCCAGGAACGGGCGAACCTTCAGATTGAGGCTGGCCTGCGGGAATGGGACGGGACTGGCCTCTCCCCCGGGGGACGCCTGGGGGACACGCGCTGA
- a CDS encoding C40 family peptidase → MGATAAVLVSALVQGAGDDPVSTALSLTVPRQYKSLIENAGNSCSTVTPNLLAALLTQESGFNPKAQSQVGAEGIAQFMPSTWETHGIDGNGDGKRDVWDPADAIPSAAAYLCGIAKDVKDVPGNAQGNMLAAYNAGSGAVRKYGGVPPYKETQNYVKSIQALADQPSGGKPATTTQAEAAISAAKAMIGQPYSWGGGSASGPSTGTCCSPKGRSGTDISGFDCSGLTLYAYAKAGISLPRTAAEQYAASEPVKPGDVRPGDLVFYGSSLTSIHHVGLYIGGGWILDAPRPGTQVRYDPMDVMTDLIAVARPTSHGNKEI, encoded by the coding sequence GTGGGAGCGACCGCGGCAGTCCTGGTGTCCGCGCTCGTGCAGGGCGCCGGCGACGACCCCGTGTCCACGGCGCTCAGTCTGACCGTCCCCCGCCAGTACAAATCCCTGATCGAGAACGCGGGAAACAGCTGCTCGACCGTCACCCCGAACCTGCTCGCCGCGCTTTTGACGCAGGAATCCGGCTTCAATCCGAAAGCACAGTCCCAGGTCGGCGCGGAAGGCATCGCACAGTTCATGCCGTCGACCTGGGAGACCCATGGAATCGACGGCAACGGCGACGGAAAGCGCGATGTGTGGGATCCGGCAGACGCGATTCCCTCGGCAGCCGCATACCTGTGCGGCATAGCCAAGGACGTCAAGGACGTTCCCGGCAACGCGCAGGGCAACATGCTGGCCGCCTACAACGCCGGAAGCGGCGCCGTCCGCAAATACGGGGGCGTTCCCCCGTACAAGGAGACACAGAACTACGTCAAATCCATCCAAGCGCTCGCCGACCAGCCGTCCGGCGGGAAACCCGCCACCACCACGCAGGCCGAAGCCGCGATCAGCGCGGCAAAAGCAATGATCGGCCAGCCGTATTCGTGGGGCGGCGGAAGCGCCAGCGGGCCCAGCACGGGAACCTGCTGCTCACCCAAGGGTCGTTCCGGAACAGACATTTCCGGGTTCGACTGCTCCGGGCTCACGCTCTACGCCTACGCGAAGGCGGGTATTTCCCTGCCCCGCACGGCTGCCGAGCAGTACGCGGCCTCGGAGCCGGTCAAGCCCGGGGACGTGCGCCCCGGGGATCTCGTCTTCTACGGCTCCAGCCTCACGAGCATTCACCACGTCGGCCTCTACATCGGCGGCGGCTGGATTCTCGACGCCCCCCGCCCCGGCACCCAGGTCCGCTACGACCCCATGGACGTCATGACTGACCTGATCGCTGTCGCCCGTCCCACCTCCCACGGCAACAAGGAGATCTGA
- a CDS encoding DUF3631 domain-containing protein — MTTSTNTPDSSIDGAALLDEVEAFHRRFNIFPTEAAYVAVTLWDAHAHLIDAFDGTARLAFLSPEPGSGKSRALEIVETLTPRAATTVNASANALFRLVEAEGGTPTLLFDEIDTVFGPKAGGNEEVRGFLNSGYRRGAKSLRCVGDGSNQSTEWFSSFCAVAMAGLGSLPDTILTRSVIIRMRKKAPNEKAEPYRRRVHEKQGHALRDRLADWAITIRDDVAAAWPEMPEGVSDRPADVWEPLLAVADAAGGQWPERARIACVSLIKAASQGDEASLGVRLLTDLRDRAFCGADRMPTAAILEVLLGLDDAPWADLSEDGQSTKPLTARALSKFLSQYVRPDNSPIKPRGIRVGSGTPKGYYAEDLSDAWNRYCPPPPEKSATSATSATPQVNEGESVAEDPSESRHVLAETDTRQLRIAG, encoded by the coding sequence ATGACCACCAGCACCAACACCCCCGATTCGTCCATCGATGGCGCGGCTCTGCTCGACGAGGTCGAAGCGTTCCACCGCCGCTTCAACATCTTTCCGACCGAAGCCGCGTACGTCGCCGTCACCCTGTGGGACGCCCACGCCCACCTGATCGACGCGTTCGACGGCACCGCCCGTCTCGCGTTCCTCTCCCCCGAACCAGGATCAGGCAAGTCCCGCGCGCTAGAGATCGTGGAAACCCTCACCCCGCGTGCGGCCACCACGGTCAATGCCTCCGCCAACGCCTTGTTCCGGCTGGTGGAGGCTGAGGGAGGCACGCCGACGCTCCTCTTCGACGAGATCGACACCGTGTTCGGGCCCAAGGCCGGCGGTAACGAAGAGGTGCGCGGGTTTCTGAACTCCGGCTACCGGCGGGGTGCCAAGTCGCTGCGCTGCGTCGGGGACGGCTCCAACCAGAGCACCGAGTGGTTCTCCTCGTTCTGCGCCGTCGCCATGGCCGGGCTCGGCTCGCTGCCGGACACAATCCTGACCCGCTCGGTCATCATCCGGATGCGCAAGAAGGCCCCCAACGAGAAGGCCGAGCCCTACCGTCGGCGCGTCCATGAGAAGCAGGGGCACGCGTTGCGGGATCGGCTCGCCGACTGGGCCATCACCATCAGGGACGACGTCGCCGCGGCCTGGCCGGAGATGCCCGAGGGAGTCTCCGACCGCCCTGCGGACGTGTGGGAACCGCTTCTCGCCGTCGCCGACGCGGCCGGTGGGCAATGGCCCGAGCGGGCCCGGATCGCCTGTGTCTCGCTCATCAAGGCAGCCTCGCAGGGCGATGAGGCATCGCTCGGGGTGCGGCTGCTGACGGACCTGCGTGACCGCGCGTTCTGCGGCGCGGACCGCATGCCCACCGCCGCCATCCTCGAAGTCCTACTCGGGCTCGATGACGCGCCGTGGGCCGATCTGAGCGAGGACGGACAAAGCACCAAGCCGCTCACCGCGCGGGCCCTGTCCAAGTTCCTGAGCCAGTACGTGCGTCCCGACAACAGCCCCATCAAGCCCCGCGGCATCCGGGTGGGGAGCGGCACCCCGAAGGGCTACTACGCGGAAGACCTCAGCGACGCCTGGAACCGCTACTGCCCCCCTCCCCCCGAGAAGTCCGCAACATCCGCAACGTCCGCAACACCGCAGGTCAACGAGGGTGAATCTGTGGCGGAAGACCCTTCCGAGAGCCGCCACGTGCTCGCGGAAACCGACACACGCCAGCTCCGCATCGCCGGCTGA
- a CDS encoding Pycsar system effector family protein, producing MSAAGQGVTAAHAEVKAEIARTDTKTALLLAFVGAVLAGAWTVARDLPLSVAAYGAGGLGLALLVTAAGLLLRSVRPNLRGRHGFPLWATLAPEEIPAAVSGDLAADVAGLSRLAVAKFTCLRRAIDLTFAGGALLILSALIALGGAA from the coding sequence CCGAAGTGAAGGCGGAGATTGCGCGGACCGATACCAAAACCGCCCTGCTGCTGGCGTTTGTCGGCGCGGTGCTCGCCGGCGCCTGGACGGTAGCGCGTGACCTGCCCCTGAGCGTGGCCGCGTACGGCGCGGGCGGGCTCGGTCTGGCACTGCTGGTTACGGCGGCCGGCCTGCTGCTGCGGTCAGTACGGCCGAACCTGCGGGGGCGGCACGGCTTCCCACTGTGGGCCACGCTGGCGCCGGAGGAGATTCCCGCCGCGGTCTCCGGTGATCTCGCCGCCGACGTCGCGGGCCTGTCCCGGCTGGCGGTGGCCAAGTTCACCTGCCTGCGCCGGGCAATCGACCTGACCTTTGCGGGTGGCGCGCTGCTCATCCTGTCTGCCCTGATCGCGCTGGGGGGCGCGGCATGA
- the ssb gene encoding single-stranded DNA-binding protein, with translation MSFGETPITIIGNLTTDPELKFTDSGQALAKFTVASTPRTFDREANQWKDGTSTFFRCAAWRALAEHVAESLGKGSRVVLSGRIRQHDWKTPEGDNRSMLAVEVDEIGASLRFTTVSINGKTTGDNGGTPADAPWTTDGNSPKPPF, from the coding sequence ATGTCCTTCGGAGAGACCCCGATCACCATCATCGGCAACCTGACCACCGACCCCGAGTTGAAGTTCACCGACTCCGGCCAGGCGCTCGCGAAGTTCACCGTCGCGTCCACACCGCGCACCTTCGACCGCGAGGCGAACCAGTGGAAGGACGGCACGTCCACGTTCTTCCGCTGCGCCGCCTGGCGCGCCCTGGCCGAACACGTCGCCGAGTCCCTCGGCAAGGGCTCGCGGGTGGTGCTGTCCGGTCGCATCCGGCAGCACGACTGGAAGACCCCGGAGGGCGACAACCGCTCCATGCTCGCCGTCGAGGTCGACGAGATCGGCGCGTCCCTGCGCTTCACCACCGTGAGCATCAACGGCAAGACCACGGGCGACAACGGCGGTACCCCAGCAGATGCCCCGTGGACGACCGACGGCAACAGCCCCAAGCCCCCGTTCTAG
- a CDS encoding FtsK/SpoIIIE domain-containing protein, whose translation MGRKKQQGPGEDTYGQMAGAIGGLAIAFGFLATIKDKLSLSWPATVLLTAGGLVAIGYLAWRIRWGVPRLWACQPETSPAVQQTALQQESPVEAVQAQAPGEPVDQAQAPAVASPSGDESHSQLTMVLSRVGAIGRGEHVRAGDVVIETLPGIGTVYDFLVPEGRTHDDVAKRLGPIASMFGVTRLHLKLETSRKTERRVRLLVLNEPPFSRPFPAPTRQEIQTFAGVPLGHEVTGRLAGVPTFDKASLLVGGMTQMGKTTLVNGLITCLLIAYGDFDLYLLDGKLCGLTRFEKLAVRYEASDDPAVLESMLNELLVRVDDRYTQLQEAIRNRQRAPVFKPVFFIIDEAADFYTDNGTKESKEQVRRVEDKSRSLVAKSLESGISTVMLTQRPARDAIPVKVRDQFLYRMCLYVASEGSAKVALGDSYFDTVAPIHPALLDPDVKGQGVLFANGSSTLLRGFNFSDEFIWGVVDEVHARREAAIPDSPLKQAIDLLRKNDAEFMLTSDLAPALGITDTRPGERGKQLSKLLGVAPGKDDKGARGYWLTDLTAAAMSGT comes from the coding sequence GTGGGCAGGAAGAAACAGCAAGGTCCGGGCGAGGACACCTACGGGCAGATGGCAGGCGCCATCGGCGGCCTCGCCATCGCTTTCGGCTTCCTCGCCACCATCAAGGACAAGTTGAGCTTGTCCTGGCCGGCCACGGTGCTACTTACCGCCGGAGGGCTGGTGGCCATCGGTTACCTGGCATGGAGGATCCGTTGGGGCGTCCCGCGTCTGTGGGCATGCCAACCGGAAACCTCCCCTGCGGTCCAACAGACGGCCCTGCAACAGGAATCCCCTGTCGAGGCCGTCCAGGCGCAGGCGCCGGGTGAGCCCGTGGACCAGGCGCAAGCGCCTGCCGTGGCTTCTCCGAGTGGGGATGAGAGTCACTCGCAACTGACCATGGTGCTCAGCCGGGTTGGGGCCATCGGCAGGGGTGAGCACGTTCGTGCCGGTGACGTCGTGATCGAGACGCTGCCCGGTATCGGCACCGTCTACGACTTCCTGGTGCCGGAGGGCCGTACCCACGACGATGTCGCGAAGCGGCTCGGTCCGATCGCGTCGATGTTCGGCGTCACGCGCCTGCACCTGAAGCTGGAGACGAGCCGGAAGACCGAGCGCCGTGTTCGTCTTCTGGTGCTCAACGAGCCGCCGTTCAGTCGACCGTTCCCGGCGCCGACCCGGCAGGAGATCCAGACGTTCGCGGGGGTTCCCCTCGGACACGAGGTGACCGGCCGGCTCGCCGGGGTGCCCACCTTCGACAAGGCCTCCTTGTTGGTCGGTGGCATGACCCAGATGGGCAAGACGACGCTGGTCAACGGGCTCATCACGTGCCTGCTGATCGCGTACGGCGACTTCGACCTGTACCTGCTCGACGGCAAGCTGTGCGGGCTGACCAGGTTCGAGAAGCTCGCGGTGCGCTACGAAGCGTCGGACGACCCGGCCGTTCTGGAGAGCATGCTCAATGAGCTGCTCGTTCGTGTGGACGACCGGTACACGCAGTTGCAGGAGGCCATCCGCAACCGGCAGCGCGCCCCGGTGTTCAAGCCGGTGTTCTTCATCATCGACGAAGCTGCCGACTTCTACACCGACAACGGCACGAAAGAATCGAAGGAACAGGTTCGCCGGGTAGAGGACAAGTCTCGCTCCCTGGTTGCGAAATCCCTGGAATCGGGGATTTCCACGGTGATGCTGACGCAGCGTCCAGCCAGGGATGCGATTCCGGTGAAGGTGCGGGATCAGTTCCTGTACCGGATGTGCCTGTACGTGGCGTCGGAGGGCAGTGCGAAAGTCGCCCTCGGGGACTCGTACTTCGATACGGTCGCCCCGATTCACCCGGCGCTCCTTGACCCGGACGTCAAGGGGCAGGGCGTGCTGTTCGCGAACGGCTCGTCAACGCTGCTCCGGGGCTTCAATTTCTCGGATGAGTTCATCTGGGGTGTGGTCGACGAAGTTCATGCCCGGCGTGAAGCGGCGATCCCGGATTCTCCGCTGAAGCAGGCCATCGACCTGCTGAGGAAGAACGATGCCGAGTTCATGCTCACCTCCGATCTGGCACCCGCGCTCGGCATCACTGACACCCGCCCTGGTGAGCGCGGAAAGCAGTTGTCGAAGCTGCTCGGAGTCGCGCCGGGCAAGGACGACAAGGGCGCGCGCGGCTACTGGCTGACCGATCTCACGGCAGCCGCTATGTCCGGTACCTGA
- a CDS encoding DNA cytosine methyltransferase, producing MTQPTDIRHRVDQRPRLLDAFCCQGGAGMGYHLAGFDVVGVDIRPQPNYPFPFHQADALTFPLGGFDLLHASWPCEHFARVTAWRGSRDNHPDLLTPERARLQASGIPWVIENVPEAPLRADYLLCGTQFGLRVRRHRAFETSRGGGGDLVPPCWHHKGLLAFAHKGERAYADAMGCTWMTNVEARKAVPPAYSRWIAAQFLSLEGRTAA from the coding sequence ATGACCCAACCCACTGACATCCGGCACCGGGTCGACCAACGCCCGCGTCTGCTAGACGCCTTCTGCTGCCAGGGCGGCGCCGGCATGGGCTATCACCTGGCCGGCTTCGACGTCGTGGGCGTCGACATCCGCCCGCAGCCCAACTACCCCTTCCCCTTCCACCAGGCCGACGCCCTCACCTTCCCGCTGGGTGGTTTCGACCTGCTCCACGCCTCGTGGCCGTGTGAGCACTTCGCCAGGGTGACGGCCTGGCGCGGCAGCCGCGACAACCACCCCGATCTGCTCACCCCTGAACGCGCACGGCTTCAGGCGTCCGGGATTCCGTGGGTCATCGAGAACGTCCCCGAAGCACCTCTGAGGGCGGACTACCTGCTGTGCGGTACCCAGTTCGGGCTCAGGGTCCGCCGTCACCGCGCGTTCGAGACGTCGCGGGGCGGGGGCGGGGACCTGGTGCCGCCCTGCTGGCACCACAAGGGCCTGCTGGCGTTCGCGCACAAGGGTGAACGGGCCTACGCGGACGCCATGGGCTGCACCTGGATGACCAACGTCGAGGCCCGCAAGGCAGTGCCGCCCGCCTACTCCCGCTGGATCGCTGCCCAGTTCCTCTCCCTCGAAGGGAGGACCGCCGCATGA